From one Candidatus Cetobacterium colombiensis genomic stretch:
- a CDS encoding 4Fe-4S binding protein: protein MHVIDKDTCIGCGACEGTCPVSAISADANGKYEIGESCVDCGACAGVCPVSAITA from the coding sequence ATGCACGTAATAGATAAAGATACTTGTATTGGATGTGGAGCTTGCGAGGGAACTTGCCCAGTATCAGCAATATCAGCTGACGCTAATGGAAAATATGAAATTGGTGAGTCTTGTGTTGACTGTGGAGCTTGCGCAGGAGTTTGTCCAGTATCAGCAATAACAGCTTAG